The following nucleotide sequence is from Chloracidobacterium validum.
CCGGTGCTGCACCGGGCAGCGATGTTGGCGGAACTGATGCAAGGTCACATCGCCATCACTGTTGCCGGCACGCACGGCAAAACCACGACCAGCGCGATGATTGCGACGGTGCTCCGCGCGGCCGGCTGCGATCCAACGGTCGTCATCGGATCCGCCCTGGACGGCGTCGGCGGTGGCGCGTTGGTTGGGCATGGGCCACACTTTGTCGCCGAAGCCGATGAAAGCGACGGCTCATTTCTGATGCTGCCCCGCACCTTGGCCGTCGTCACCAACATTGACCGCGACCATCTGGACTTCTACCGCGACTTGGAGGACATCACCGAGCACTTCGCCCGCTTTGCCGAGGGGGTTTCGGAAAGCGGCGCGGTCATCGCCTGTGCCGATGACCCCGGCGTGCGGGCGTGGCTTCCGCGCCTGACCAGACGATGCATAACCTACGGACTCACGACCCCTGAGGCGCACCTACGCGCTACCGAGCCGGTTGCGCAACCGCCCTTTGGGTGGACGTTCAAGGTCTGGCACGATGACGTTTGCCTGGGAACGGTGCGACTGTCCGTCCCCGGACGCCACGCCATCCGCAACGCGCTGGCGGCTGTCGCCACCGGGCTTGAACTCGGATTAGACTTCCGAGACATACAAATCGGGCTGGAAACGTTTAAAAATGTTTCCAGACGGTTCCAAATTCGCGGAGAACGGGATAATGTGCTGGTGATTGACGATTACGGCCACCACCCGGTCGAAATTGCCGCCGTTCTCGACGCGGCGCGCAGTGCCGGGCGGCGCATTGTGCTGGTGTTTCAGCCGCACCGCTACTCCCGAACACAATGCCTGTTTGGGGAGTTTGTCACGGCGCTCTGCGGCGCGGATGTGGTTTGTATCGTGGAGGTGTACGCCGCGGGCGAAGCGCCGATAACCGGTGTGACGGGGTCCGCCCTGGCGGCGGCCGTGCAAGCGGCGGGACACAGGGCGGCGTATGATGTCGGGGCGCTCGACGAGGCACTGCCGGCCGTGGCGGCGCTCCTGCGCCCCGGCGATGTCTTGCTGACGGTGGGTGCCGGCAACGTCTGGCAGATCGGTAAGAGGTTTTTGGAGCATGCCGAAGTCTAGTGAGCAAATTTGCGCGGAACTTGCCGTTGACGCCCGCTTTCACCAGCCGATGCGCCGCCTGACCTCGCTGCGCACCGGCGGCGAGATTGCCTGCGTCGCGTTTCCAGACACGCCGGAAAAAGCGGCCAGGTTGGTTCAGATGCTTGACGCCAACGGGATTCGCTGGAGTCCGTTGGGCTACGGCACGAACCTTCTCGTGGCGGATGGCACACTTGACCGCGTTGCGGTGAGCCTGCGCGCATTGAAGACTCCGGTGACCTTCGATGGACTGCGCGTCCGAGTCCCGGCCGGTTACAGCCTGCCGCGTCTGGTCAACCAGTGCGCCGACCGGGGATTGTCCGGGATTGAGGGGCTGGCCCCCATTCCGGGTAGCCTCGGCGGCGCCGTCAAGATGAATGCCGGCTCGCACGGCTACGAGATTGCCGACGTCATCGAATCGGTGGACATCGTCCGTGACGGACGAATCCTGACCCTCCCGCGTGACGAGATTGCCTTTGCTTACCGCCACTCTCCGTTCACGGCGCAGGACCTGATTCTGGGAACGACGTTGCG
It contains:
- the murC gene encoding UDP-N-acetylmuramate--L-alanine ligase — protein: MTEHVHFIGIGGSGMSGIAEVALRRGWQVSGSDLLATATTERLQALGADVFIGHDPAHLQGAQRVVVSAAVKADNPERLAAQSQGIPVLHRAAMLAELMQGHIAITVAGTHGKTTTSAMIATVLRAAGCDPTVVIGSALDGVGGGALVGHGPHFVAEADESDGSFLMLPRTLAVVTNIDRDHLDFYRDLEDITEHFARFAEGVSESGAVIACADDPGVRAWLPRLTRRCITYGLTTPEAHLRATEPVAQPPFGWTFKVWHDDVCLGTVRLSVPGRHAIRNALAAVATGLELGLDFRDIQIGLETFKNVSRRFQIRGERDNVLVIDDYGHHPVEIAAVLDAARSAGRRIVLVFQPHRYSRTQCLFGEFVTALCGADVVCIVEVYAAGEAPITGVTGSALAAAVQAAGHRAAYDVGALDEALPAVAALLRPGDVLLTVGAGNVWQIGKRFLEHAEV
- the murB gene encoding UDP-N-acetylmuramate dehydrogenase, translating into MPKSSEQICAELAVDARFHQPMRRLTSLRTGGEIACVAFPDTPEKAARLVQMLDANGIRWSPLGYGTNLLVADGTLDRVAVSLRALKTPVTFDGLRVRVPAGYSLPRLVNQCADRGLSGIEGLAPIPGSLGGAVKMNAGSHGYEIADVIESVDIVRDGRILTLPRDEIAFAYRHSPFTAQDLILGTTLRLRPGNPEASRAEIAEYRRHRAATQPVNANSAGCMFKNPATGPTTGRMIDELGLKGKSIGGATISPLHANFIVTDGAARAADVFALIEHIRSQVRKTHGIELEMEVEVWD